AGAACTCCTATCAATCGTCTCCTCAGATTATTGaatatcaaacataaattACGGAAAATTCTATCATTCATGTCATGACCCATTCAAGAGACTATTTTGATTATTGGATTATTGTTGGATCCCCCCGAATAACCCAATACTACGTTCATGTCATGAACCGTAGAATTTCCTTATAATTCATGAAATTTATTACGAGGTTCCAAAAAAAACACGCTTATCCGGAATCAATAGGAGAAACTGAACATTTTCTAGACTGATTTTCTTCTGTTATCAATCCATATTCTCTTTGGAAAGATCTGTCTGGCATTTACATTCTTATTGCATATGTACAGCAACTTCAACTCTAAAGCTTATATTAACAGTTTGCAGAGATTATTCACACCCATAAATGGGCTCGAGTAAGTTCAGgattattaatttcataatCAGGTAAACATATCTCGAATATATTGAGAACTCTAATGATGTCAAGCCTGCAGAAAAATCATGACCGCTTCTTCCTCCCACTGAAACTGCGGCACAGTTCGAGATTTGGAAGGCATCGACCTGACTTCTGTCTCTCGGGTGCTACAATTCCATGAGGATATTGTGGCGCTCCAGAAACAGTGGTTGGGCCTGTGTTCTCggtgaattttcttctttcagtTTCCTCTTCTGCTCTGGTTTCTTGTAGTAGTTCCCCGAGTTTCTTCTTCGGCAAAGGATTGGAGATCGACTTAGAAGTTTTGTCCTTGAGAGatcttttgctaatgagggaATTACTCCTAACCACTGCGAAACTATGGTGTACTGGTGTATTCCCATGCGAAGGGGTAAAATCTGTCGGGCAAAGAAATTGTTCAGTTGCATCTATCGAAGAAGATGTATTCAAGAGTATTGATGATAAGTTCTCTGCATAACATTTGGCTTTATGATTCACATGGACGCAAGGcatgaaaatgataaatacaGAGTTTTCAAGGAGTTTCTTACCGCCATTAACACTGAAGAAATCATCCTCGCTGTCTGAATCTAGCCATTGTCTGGAATCGAAAAATATATCCTCTTTGCTGCCTGCAgtcaagaagaaaaagaaacattcAGACACATTCAATCGCTCAGAAAAAAGCTTTGGCACAACAACACACAATACTCTTGTCTGTCGAGTTTTCCAAATAGTAGATAATTAAGGTCACTCTCAAATGGAAAAGATCTCAATCAAATTAAAGCTCTGACATCGAGAAATAGAGAAGTAAAGATTGAGGCATAAGATTCATGTAGAGATGCACACCAACTGGTAAAGATCGACTATCGACATAGGTAGCATGTTCTTTGTTAGTGCAAGGACAGGAGAGTTTAAGAACAGAACACGGATAAAAGCAGACAGAAAGGAAGAATAGGACACAAATAGTCAGAATGTGTGATGTTTTTCTTCAGAATTTCGATGATGATTTAGTAATCAACTGTTCTCATAGCCGTAAGCACCTCTGCTGACAAGCATTACTGAGATTTTTCTGTCAGTCTTCAGTCAATCGCTTCGTGAACCTACCATGCCCACGTAGATTGGTACATTGTCGTAGTCCTCAACCACCACTATAAAGGCAGACTCTGGACCACTATCAACAACAAAGTACCTAATAACATAAATGGCCAACTATCGATGGACAATTACCTGAGACAGAGACAAGAGAGTCCTAAAATTGTCTTTCTAACATTCATGTACAATGCGATCACCGAGAAGAACTTTACTATACCGATGGACAGATATATTGTATCTGCAGTTACTTACAGAACCTTTTGGTTCTGATGCTAAAGCAAGCTAAAGGGTCCACAACCAGACagccaaaagaaaagaggaagccTGTTCAACAACATAGTGAAAAAATGATTCAAGCTGAtggagggaaaagaaaaggtaaaagTGAGAAAATCGAGGATCACATGTTAAGATTATTACCGCACATCATCATCTGTGGAAATGGATCATGAATCGTTTGAGAGCTTGTGAAGAGAGCAAGAGAATCCGACTTCATAATGAACAGCGGATTTAGGTCGAAACTGAAGAAAAATACATGGAGTGTCCCCTAAAATACTGATAGAACGGGAAAAATGAAGCGAGTTTACTGTTTGATAAGATAACTATATCGTATTTTTCTTGAATCAAGCAAAGCCTCGCAGCAGAATGAAAAGGCACCGTCGGTAAGTCCATAAAGCTACTTTTTTTACAGGAAAAAGTAGAGCTTCCCCCAAGTTAATCCAAAATAAAGTGAACCATTAACGGTATGTTAAAACAACATGAGAGGACAGACATTCAAGAAAACTCGTATCAAATCCATGTAAGCTTCGATTCGTACTATGCTCCATCTAGCATATAAGGGTTGAAAGCCATGAAAAGATTACGTAAACATATTTGAACTGTTATTTTTTAAGGATATTCGATATATCTGAAAGTGATCATATAATATCTGGAACATGTGATCTAGGAATGCTCCATGCCACATAAATACACATACAACAAGACAATAAGCCACGATTAAACATTAGAATGTGGGCATACCACTGTTCTGAAAAGCATAGATTGCAGCTGAAGGGATAGGAGACGTATGAGTTTGGAAAAAACTGCCGGTAGTCGTAATTGGACGGTCAAGAGAGCCGGTTCTCTCCTTTATGGGGGATCCCAGGACTTTGAACATCTCTTCATAAAAGGGATGAACGTAGCCGACTTCTATCGGGTTAGAGGTCTGTTAGGATAAAACAGAGGAACCCATTACATCTCCTCTTGCTGGGCACAGAGCCATTGTAAGCCTAAAGCCATTGCacagacacagagagagagagagagagagtcaatGGAGGGAAAAGATTAGCTGAAGAGAAACGGAAAGTCGTGCGCAGATTATGTAGTGGTGGCTGAGGCCGTCTGTCTATTCTCTGTTTTTCTATGTGCGTGTAAGCGAGTGAAATTTGGCCTTGAAGGGAAAGTCATATACAGTTTCCGTTTTAATTCTTatcttccttttcctctctttttttctctttcggTTAACCACCAAATATCCCTTAGGATTAATCCCCGCTCTATTGCCGGCTTGCACTGATCACGAAGTACTTTTAATGGATTTCATACCGTTGGAACGCAAACtacaaataatatacatatatcgaCTGTACAGTTTGTCAATTGCATCATATcttattatttgatttttcctaTCACTTTTAACTCAATAGTAATGtaaatcattttttaaatattctaTGGACACCCTTGcttaaaacattggcacggtTTTGTCGTTCTTGGGGCGCCTGATAATGATGTCCTAGTTATATAGCTAGAGCACAGCTCGACTAATCCGCCTTTCTGGATGATTAACGGACAAATTATGGACTGTtcaccaacaaaaaaaaaggacgaaTATTGAACTGATTGATCATTTTGGGAATTCATAAAGATATTGCCGCCTATACATTAATTCGACGGGCAGTGAAACCACCTCTTTCAAAGAAAGATAACCACTCCATGAACGGTCTTGTTTCATGCTTAGAACTCTGATGATCTTAACCATGTTTAGTGCTCTAtgtttttcctattttagtaCTCTGCAATCGTCGACAAAGTGCCTACAAGGAGCATGTTTCGCTGTTCCAAGGGCTTACAACTTGCCCATCTTGATCCATAGTATTAATTGAACTGGCGTCTAAAACCGGCCGTGATCATAAATGTTCAATGTTGCCAGCAGGGTGGCtgtcacacatgtaatcgggaATCAACGAGATAGTTATTCTTCAATTTTCGGAGAAACTATTAATGTGACTCGCGCGTTGTGCggccatttttcttttgtctgATGATATTTTATTCCAGATACTTCATACAAGAAAATTGTTGAGGAATAATTTCATACATTAGTTTATATAGATTGTTTGTACATCATGCAAAAATGTTCATTAACTGTTcaacgaaagaaaaaatcatTAACATAAAGGAAATGAACGAACACTCCTGCATAAGGATCTTTTGTTGATGCAATTTATAATATTCACTGTATTATAATCGGCCAAAACAAATCATATAACAAATTGCACAAGGAAAAAAGTTAAAGACTTTGGTCAGAAGGAATACTGCTTCATATGAGAGCACCTTCCTCAGTGGAAATATTCTCATACATGAGGTCGTATTAAATCACCATCCCGGCTATCAGATCTTCTCTACTCTTATGTTCCAAATACAACCAAGCATTCTCCAATATTTCAATATTGAGAATTTTCTCATACCTATAATAGAAGTTTTAAACACTGGAAAGACATTCATGCACGATGAAAGTAGGAAAGAGCGTGGAAGGTAGTCTTTTCTCTTTGAACTTGTATTTGAAACATTAATTAGAATGGAAGGATCATAATTTGCAGTCCTGCTATGCCAAGAAAAGACAACTCCGAGTACCATGAGTATCTTGCCATAAGATCGTAGCATAATCCAGTTGATAATGAATCTTCTAGTGCTACCACGTTAAGCAGACGATTGGATCCAGCAGGCTTGAAGCATGCAGAGCTGAAACGGAAGATTCCCAATCTATTAGCATCAATTTGTTGGTCTGGCGAGGAAGAGGAGGTATTCAACccaagaaagagaattgtGAACCAAAACAATAATAGGTGAGGGGATGAAAAAGGAGGAGGAAGTCAGGTTAAGCTGCTTCCTTGTTTGGGAAGAAAAGATATATGAAAGGGTGGGGATAGTAAACAGATTCTGCAGCTCCATCTGAAATTCTGTAGCCATTCATCAAGATAAGCAAATGGATATTCACAGCTAAAACAATAGAGGACAGGCAAAGACGGCACAAACAGCCTTGCAACACAggatcgagcagctcgatgaGGGAAGAGGCCAATCAAAATACTAAAAAGTATGCATCATGCAAACCAACCGTTCACAATTCGAGACTCAAACATAGCAAGTAAGCTTTATATTTAACAACTAATAATACAAtttgagaagaaaaatgaCAGGGCTGAGCTTAAGTGAAGCAAAAACATCAGCTTAGTTGCTATGAGATTACTTCGAAACGGTGTGCGCCACCTTCGCTTACTTGGAATCATCTCAGATTACAATGGAAGGCCTCCGTCCTTTGATTTGCATGATGCTACACGATAGCAAGAACACACCAAATATCACCTGCAAAACGTATAGGCTTCATCAATTGGGATGCTTACAGGAACTTGTGgctaatttcatttttttttcccctttctttcaGGCTGGCCTCGAGATTCATTTATTTGTTAATTGTAGATGGCCGCCCATGAAGATTCACTGTTTTATTATAGACTTTATATGCAGGGTTTGTTTGGAAAATTGGAGGTCATTACTATGAATTCCTCTTATCAAGCAAGAACAACTTCCCTGAAAGGCATTCATTACACTTAATTTCTTCATGCTTAAAGAAGGGGTAACAGAAGGTACGAAACATTTACCAAGAAATGAGTCAGCTGCTTCCTTTCTCCTCggttttggaaaaaaaaaaaagtgatgtCAACCAGATTCACTATAGATTCTGTATTATGGGGAAGCACCAGTacaaagaagagagaaaggtGAACCTGTATTAGCGGGAAGTATAGGCGGtggtaatataaaaaaacGAGCTACCGAGCAGTCATGTTATCACAAGCTGAGAATGTCCGATGTTTAATCAGGAGCTAAGAGTTTCAAAATACGACTCTATGGACTCCATTTGTCTgctttgcatatatataatagatataaCAGATTACTGATATTTGTCTTTGCTTTCCAACATGTGTGGGATCCATACTCCTTCCCACTAATAATTAGAGTCTAGTCTTTATGTCGTTGAGAAGTCAATTTACGTTTTGATGAATCAGATAGACATCATATATAGACGCAATTACCTCGTCATCTGTTTTTATCTTTTGCAGCAAAACAGCTAGCTGGTTAACTAATGACGAAAGCACTAGACATTGGAAAGATGGCAAACTatctaaaataatattcaaatatatatagtacttAGAAcgaaagaaaggaaaaccTTAACTTTTTCGCATTCTGTACTGTAATCACACTTATTGATGTGACATTCTTCtctaattaattagtttaatctCCTAGGTAATTATGGCATAGCTAAGGCATCTCTCGATAGAATTCTAAAATTGGAACTTTGTATcgaatacaaaatatttttggatGTCAAAAATGCATTTAAGGAACGCAAGCAATTTAATAAcctaaagttttaaaattttagaaggTTTAGTATTGTTGTTGATTTGTTAAATAAA
Above is a window of Punica granatum isolate Tunisia-2019 chromosome 7, ASM765513v2, whole genome shotgun sequence DNA encoding:
- the LOC116213112 gene encoding uncharacterized protein At3g27210-like isoform X2; translation: MKSDSLALFTSSQTIHDPFPQMMMCGSKEDIFFDSRQWLDSDSEDDFFSVNGDFTPSHGNTPVHHSFAVVRSNSLISKRSLKDKTSKSISNPLPKKKLGELLQETRAEEETERRKFTENTGPTTVSGAPQYPHGIVAPERQKSGRCLPNLELCRSFSGRKKRS
- the LOC116213112 gene encoding uncharacterized protein At3g27210-like isoform X1, translating into MFKVLGSPIKERTGSLDRPITTTGSFFQTHTSPIPSAAIYAFQNSGSKEDIFFDSRQWLDSDSEDDFFSVNGDFTPSHGNTPVHHSFAVVRSNSLISKRSLKDKTSKSISNPLPKKKLGELLQETRAEEETERRKFTENTGPTTVSGAPQYPHGIVAPERQKSGRCLPNLELCRSFSGRKKRS